One stretch of Roseimicrobium sp. ORNL1 DNA includes these proteins:
- a CDS encoding autotransporter-associated beta strand repeat-containing protein has protein sequence MIVHPPFRRGLFTSLPTSAWLTAFLCVVIAQGLVAQTTLYWDTNGATTGSGNKGGSWTSDTYWSTNSDGTAATSGWVNGSGVVFCAGTDGTGAWNVAITGTVATPSIEFQEGGVTNITGGSIDITGGLSITNVAGNAGGKDDIQSVITGTGNIVMAVNGTAASGSNWTRLSGVNTFVGSITVNSGVLQIYNSTAANAQKALGDANNSVILNGGTLMNDNQNISLDATRSIQLGSNHGTIRVYGGTVFTVNGAISGAGNLSKTDGGNVVLTGDNTYQGTTNITGGTLTIGNGGISGTLGVGNVTMSNGTSLVINRSNDYTVNNAIFGASAGNGTLTKQGDGKLILTKDNNYGVTNVTGGILQIGNGGTTGTLGNNNSAVNLSAGTKLLFNRSNTYGSANVITGDGSLEIAMTGTGGVVALSAANSTFTGGILVKSGFLRGTSNGSFGANSGMITLDGGVLMNNDSNLVLDAARVITLGAAGGGFRAGWDKTLTVNGRITGTGDLRVHNDSGFLILSGTTNDYTGDTIIGLGSGNITTLRLGASGVLPDGTKVRFNGGTNVATLDLNGQTETVEGLVATVSANGVITNTSASAATITTAPESGSVEFSGVIKDGAGTVALVKNGAGVQSLTGANTYSGGTTVNGGTLMVGSDTGSATGTGSVTVNSGGTLGGSGAITAGNGGSISLNAGKITVGAGHGVSYEPNRRLTLGGTGLNVNVNLNGTLQFDLFEPGSFLSTPDFNDDVNDSLRIVTTGSLSLDNAIIEIKAEDTSLWEEGLSWKLIDWAGSSLSMLSYQNIKLGTTTLGDFQLNPYIVESGAGAGYYVTVSIAAVPEPGRMLLLLVGAGALVSRRRRRVM, from the coding sequence ATGATCGTACATCCCCCCTTCCGTCGCGGTCTCTTCACATCTCTTCCAACCTCAGCCTGGCTCACCGCATTCCTGTGCGTGGTGATTGCGCAGGGACTTGTGGCGCAGACCACACTCTACTGGGACACCAATGGAGCCACCACAGGCTCCGGCAATAAAGGAGGAAGCTGGACGAGTGACACCTACTGGAGCACCAATTCTGATGGCACCGCTGCCACCTCAGGCTGGGTGAATGGCAGCGGCGTGGTCTTCTGCGCTGGCACGGATGGTACGGGCGCATGGAATGTGGCCATCACCGGCACTGTGGCCACGCCTTCCATCGAGTTTCAGGAGGGGGGTGTCACCAATATTACCGGAGGAAGCATTGATATCACCGGAGGTCTCTCCATCACCAACGTCGCCGGAAATGCTGGTGGCAAGGATGACATCCAGTCCGTTATCACCGGCACGGGAAATATCGTCATGGCTGTGAATGGCACCGCGGCGAGTGGCTCGAACTGGACCCGCTTGAGCGGGGTGAATACATTCGTTGGATCCATCACGGTCAACAGTGGCGTGCTCCAGATCTACAACTCCACTGCAGCCAATGCACAGAAGGCCCTGGGAGATGCGAACAACAGCGTGATCCTGAATGGGGGTACGCTGATGAATGACAATCAGAACATCTCGCTGGATGCCACGCGTTCCATCCAATTGGGAAGCAACCACGGCACCATCCGCGTGTACGGCGGAACCGTTTTCACCGTGAACGGCGCGATCTCCGGTGCAGGCAACCTGTCCAAGACAGACGGTGGCAATGTCGTGCTTACCGGGGACAATACCTACCAGGGCACTACGAATATTACCGGCGGTACACTCACCATCGGCAATGGAGGCATCTCCGGTACCTTGGGTGTGGGGAATGTGACGATGTCCAACGGCACCTCCCTGGTGATCAATCGCAGCAACGACTACACCGTGAACAACGCCATCTTTGGCGCCTCGGCGGGCAATGGCACGCTGACAAAGCAGGGCGATGGCAAGCTCATCCTGACCAAGGACAACAACTATGGCGTCACCAACGTAACGGGCGGCATCTTGCAGATTGGTAACGGTGGCACCACGGGCACCTTGGGGAACAACAACAGCGCGGTGAACCTGTCGGCGGGCACGAAGCTGCTTTTCAACAGGAGCAATACCTACGGTTCGGCCAATGTCATCACAGGTGACGGCTCCCTGGAAATTGCCATGACTGGGACCGGTGGTGTGGTCGCCCTCTCAGCGGCGAACAGCACTTTCACGGGCGGTATCCTTGTGAAGTCAGGCTTTCTTCGTGGCACGAGCAATGGCAGCTTTGGCGCCAACAGCGGCATGATTACCCTCGATGGTGGCGTGCTGATGAACAATGATTCCAATCTGGTGCTGGATGCCGCGCGAGTCATCACTCTGGGCGCCGCAGGCGGTGGATTCCGCGCTGGTTGGGACAAGACCCTGACCGTGAATGGCAGGATCACAGGCACCGGTGACCTGAGGGTGCACAATGATAGCGGTTTCCTCATTCTGAGCGGCACCACCAATGACTACACGGGAGACACCATCATCGGCCTCGGTTCTGGAAACATCACCACTTTGCGTCTGGGAGCCTCAGGGGTGTTGCCGGATGGCACCAAGGTGCGGTTCAACGGCGGCACGAACGTGGCGACCCTGGATCTCAATGGTCAGACGGAGACCGTGGAAGGCCTTGTCGCAACGGTCTCCGCGAATGGTGTCATCACCAATACCAGCGCGAGCGCGGCCACCATCACCACTGCCCCGGAAAGCGGCAGCGTGGAGTTCTCCGGTGTCATCAAGGATGGAGCCGGTACTGTGGCATTGGTCAAGAATGGCGCTGGCGTGCAGAGCCTCACAGGTGCGAATACGTACTCCGGCGGAACCACGGTGAACGGGGGCACGCTCATGGTGGGTAGTGACACGGGCTCTGCCACGGGCACGGGGTCAGTCACTGTGAACTCGGGTGGCACTCTCGGAGGGAGCGGCGCCATCACCGCTGGAAACGGGGGGAGCATCTCGCTCAATGCGGGCAAGATCACGGTGGGCGCAGGTCACGGCGTAAGCTACGAACCCAATCGGAGGCTGACCTTGGGGGGGACAGGATTGAATGTGAATGTGAACCTTAATGGCACGTTGCAGTTCGATCTCTTCGAGCCCGGGTCTTTTCTCTCGACGCCGGACTTCAACGATGACGTGAATGACTCGCTCCGAATCGTCACCACCGGTTCACTGAGCCTCGACAATGCCATCATCGAGATCAAGGCCGAGGACACCTCACTTTGGGAAGAAGGGCTGTCGTGGAAGCTCATCGACTGGGCTGGCAGTTCCCTGTCGATGCTTTCTTATCAGAACATCAAACTGGGCACCACGACTCTGGGGGACTTCCAACTCAATCCCTACATTGTGGAAAGCGGCGCCGGCGCCGGGTATTACGTCACCGTGTCCATCGCGGCGGTTCCCGAGCCTGGCAGGATGCTGCTGCTGTTGGTTGGTGCCGGGGCCTTGGTATCGCGGCGTCGGCGGCGCGTGATGTAG
- a CDS encoding KOW motif domain-containing protein: MRKSDWQHLALLAILMSREEMKPALHNRLLAYTWEFSISMGIASAIGFMLLIFHHEGALIWDWFVIGMILLTAVPTAGIGYFFGAIYIWMILGHVAARIQGAPFSKGDEVMVLSGKHKGRVTRIYQVWEPRGQIRLELGEEAKKAVTDVVCIVTVTRTRCKESAQAVREHPAGA; this comes from the coding sequence ATGCGAAAATCTGACTGGCAACACCTCGCGCTGCTGGCTATTCTGATGTCGCGGGAAGAAATGAAACCGGCCCTTCACAACCGTCTCCTGGCCTACACCTGGGAATTCTCGATTTCCATGGGAATCGCCAGTGCGATTGGATTCATGCTCCTCATCTTCCACCATGAGGGCGCACTCATCTGGGATTGGTTTGTTATTGGCATGATACTCCTGACGGCTGTGCCGACTGCCGGAATTGGATACTTCTTCGGGGCGATTTATATCTGGATGATACTCGGCCATGTTGCCGCAAGGATACAAGGCGCCCCCTTCTCAAAGGGCGATGAAGTGATGGTGCTGTCAGGCAAACACAAGGGGCGCGTGACACGCATATATCAAGTTTGGGAACCTCGCGGACAAATCCGGCTTGAGCTTGGAGAAGAGGCAAAGAAAGCCGTAACAGATGTCGTCTGCATTGTCACCGTCACGCGAACTCGCTGCAAAGAATCTGCGCAGGCAGTCCGAGAGCATCCTGCTGGAGCGTGA
- a CDS encoding DUF4838 domain-containing protein has translation MKRVLLSLLLLCSASLPPWSPSFAASAPGMLVENGQPRSEIVVAENAMRPVRLAAQELQDHLKKITGAHVPIVTTPSPSSSQAQVMKIFVGRSTHTDKLKVSADGLKDGAYRMVSGDGWLALIGEDTEFTPIAPFAKSNAEIASGKLQSEWDAITGELWGVPHPGLYKNRLRLPGTTGLPDALRATPIASAPNAAPMELWGYDERGSYNAVCGYLMGLGVRWYMPGEVGEVIPTLKSLPLPKVNETVIPDFPMRRFNVKLGVFGEDMAKWAMRLGLRDPYGIQVAHGLDDMTHRKEIFEKYPEWFALYGGKRHTAPDQRLNQLCYSNEELLQHTVRYVRAQLDHYKLDAISVMPPDGFSAMCQCDKCKGKDTPERGPQGLLSDYVWDFVNRVAKEVRKSHPDKKVMNCAYGAYTLPPLKIEKLEPNVVVSIVGGRRPANNRPDEQAAIKELRESWLPKISNPLINFENYPLTERGWYLPAYTPHVMGESINAIKDTFQGEDIWLSMRQDFEKTDPGFNHFLVYFTQRMYWGGPKQDVDAMFREYVRLFYGPAEQEMLAFFGYCENNWQDMEKDKAKADHALALFATAKAKAEPASIHGRRLALVDAYLNGLRNKSEQLGKKRGPVPVFRLVGEGRGKIVVDGKLDEEPWAKVFPSATCRLRELQTGRLPTFGTTVKGTLMGNDLYLAFICEEEPGTKPQIGTSRKDDAALWYGDCVEVLLETNSHSYYQIAVSPSGAVVDLDRSAPRNAWLSWDSQAEVATSMADGHWIVEMRIPLTDDENDPLHQVIGQKPTKSLPWFVNFCRQRVREDGQEHSAFSPTGADHFHNAMKFAHFYNGNSFDFDAAEPDADFLTAMRKAADLDTSKTREQAVDAYVKASEGKLSPLQKSHALESAAIAAGQLRKYDMADQIAATIPVEAVKKSVRMRNLLNQAKAPQVVAEYASEDITKWPFWKRGDGYYTRGRAYAITKQAKEAEADLTSALPWIADRRVRDATLLAQGQNRETNLKDADGALKAYHTIVDGVAQIGSSDQYGALHGIARIHTQRGEFDAALKALNTINLDKAPGILRTTTLLAIGDTRLAAGKKAEALAAYKTVAEDKTTEPRFKKTAEEKIAGLK, from the coding sequence ATGAAACGTGTCCTCCTTTCCCTCCTGCTCCTCTGTTCGGCATCGCTCCCTCCCTGGTCCCCTTCCTTCGCCGCCTCAGCACCAGGCATGCTCGTGGAGAATGGCCAGCCGCGCTCAGAGATCGTCGTCGCAGAGAATGCCATGCGCCCCGTGCGACTCGCAGCGCAGGAACTGCAGGACCACCTGAAGAAAATCACCGGTGCACACGTGCCCATCGTGACCACCCCCTCTCCTTCTTCGTCGCAGGCACAGGTGATGAAGATTTTTGTGGGCCGCAGCACTCACACTGACAAGCTGAAGGTCTCCGCCGACGGCCTGAAGGATGGCGCATACCGCATGGTGTCTGGAGACGGTTGGCTGGCGCTCATCGGCGAGGATACGGAGTTCACTCCCATCGCACCGTTTGCGAAGAGCAATGCGGAGATCGCCAGCGGGAAGCTGCAGAGCGAGTGGGATGCCATCACTGGCGAGTTGTGGGGCGTGCCTCATCCCGGTCTCTATAAAAATCGCCTCCGTCTGCCCGGCACCACTGGCCTGCCGGATGCCCTGCGTGCGACACCAATCGCAAGTGCTCCCAATGCCGCGCCGATGGAGCTCTGGGGCTACGATGAACGCGGCTCGTACAACGCGGTGTGCGGTTATCTCATGGGGTTGGGCGTTCGCTGGTACATGCCGGGAGAGGTTGGCGAAGTGATCCCCACCCTGAAGTCACTTCCACTCCCCAAGGTGAATGAGACGGTGATTCCGGACTTCCCGATGCGCCGCTTCAACGTGAAGCTGGGCGTCTTTGGCGAAGACATGGCGAAGTGGGCCATGCGACTTGGACTGCGTGATCCCTATGGCATCCAGGTGGCACATGGACTGGATGATATGACGCACCGGAAGGAGATTTTTGAGAAGTATCCGGAGTGGTTCGCGCTGTATGGCGGCAAGCGGCACACCGCCCCTGACCAGCGGCTGAACCAGCTCTGCTACTCCAATGAAGAGCTCCTCCAGCACACCGTGCGCTACGTGCGCGCGCAGCTCGACCACTACAAGCTGGATGCCATTTCCGTAATGCCGCCGGATGGCTTCAGCGCGATGTGCCAGTGCGATAAATGCAAAGGCAAGGATACTCCCGAGCGCGGTCCCCAGGGCCTGCTCTCCGACTATGTGTGGGACTTCGTGAATCGCGTGGCGAAGGAAGTGCGCAAGAGCCACCCGGACAAGAAGGTCATGAACTGCGCCTACGGCGCCTACACGCTGCCTCCGCTGAAGATTGAAAAGCTGGAGCCGAATGTGGTCGTCTCGATTGTGGGTGGCCGTCGCCCTGCCAACAACCGGCCTGATGAGCAGGCCGCCATCAAAGAACTGCGTGAGAGCTGGCTGCCCAAAATCTCCAACCCACTCATCAATTTCGAAAACTATCCCCTCACCGAGCGTGGCTGGTACCTACCTGCCTACACGCCGCATGTCATGGGAGAGAGCATCAATGCGATCAAGGACACCTTCCAGGGAGAGGACATCTGGCTGAGCATGCGCCAGGATTTCGAGAAGACGGACCCTGGCTTCAATCACTTCCTCGTCTACTTCACCCAGCGCATGTACTGGGGTGGGCCGAAGCAGGATGTGGACGCGATGTTCCGCGAATACGTACGCCTCTTCTACGGTCCCGCGGAGCAGGAGATGCTGGCCTTCTTCGGCTACTGCGAGAACAACTGGCAGGACATGGAGAAGGACAAGGCGAAGGCAGACCACGCGCTCGCCCTCTTCGCCACCGCGAAGGCGAAAGCGGAGCCTGCCTCCATCCACGGTCGTCGGCTGGCGTTGGTCGATGCCTACCTCAACGGCCTGCGCAACAAGAGCGAGCAGCTTGGCAAGAAGCGCGGCCCCGTGCCGGTGTTTCGCCTCGTGGGTGAGGGCCGCGGGAAGATTGTCGTCGATGGCAAACTCGATGAGGAACCCTGGGCCAAAGTATTCCCCTCCGCCACGTGCCGCCTGCGTGAGCTCCAGACCGGTCGTCTGCCAACCTTCGGCACCACGGTGAAAGGCACGCTCATGGGGAATGATTTGTACCTCGCTTTCATTTGCGAAGAAGAGCCCGGCACGAAGCCACAGATTGGTACCTCAAGGAAAGATGATGCCGCACTGTGGTATGGCGATTGTGTGGAAGTGCTGCTGGAGACGAACTCTCACTCGTACTATCAAATCGCCGTGAGCCCCAGTGGCGCGGTGGTAGACCTCGACCGCTCGGCACCGCGCAATGCCTGGCTCTCGTGGGACTCGCAGGCCGAGGTGGCCACCAGCATGGCAGATGGTCACTGGATTGTGGAAATGCGCATCCCGCTCACGGACGACGAGAATGATCCGCTGCATCAGGTCATCGGCCAGAAACCCACAAAGAGCCTGCCGTGGTTCGTGAACTTCTGCCGCCAGCGCGTGCGTGAGGATGGACAGGAGCACAGCGCCTTCTCACCAACCGGCGCAGATCACTTCCACAATGCGATGAAGTTTGCCCATTTCTACAACGGCAACAGCTTCGACTTCGATGCGGCCGAGCCCGATGCGGATTTCCTCACGGCGATGCGCAAGGCCGCGGACCTCGACACGAGCAAGACACGCGAACAAGCCGTGGATGCCTACGTGAAGGCCTCAGAAGGCAAACTCTCCCCGCTGCAAAAATCGCACGCGCTCGAGAGTGCCGCCATCGCGGCAGGCCAGTTGCGCAAGTATGACATGGCAGACCAAATCGCTGCCACCATTCCCGTCGAGGCCGTGAAGAAGTCCGTGCGCATGCGGAATCTTCTCAATCAAGCAAAAGCGCCCCAGGTGGTCGCGGAGTACGCGAGCGAGGACATCACGAAGTGGCCCTTCTGGAAACGCGGCGATGGTTATTACACACGTGGTCGCGCCTATGCCATCACGAAGCAGGCGAAGGAAGCCGAGGCAGATCTCACCAGCGCCCTGCCGTGGATCGCTGACCGCCGTGTGCGCGATGCCACACTCCTCGCCCAAGGCCAGAACCGTGAGACCAACCTGAAGGATGCCGATGGTGCCCTCAAGGCGTATCACACCATCGTGGATGGCGTGGCACAGATTGGTTCCTCAGACCAATACGGAGCCCTGCACGGCATCGCCCGCATCCACACCCAGCGCGGTGAGTTTGATGCGGCCCTGAAAGCGCTGAACACCATCAATCTCGACAAAGCCCCCGGCATTCTGCGCACCACTACCCTGTTAGCGATTGGCGATACCCGACTCGCCGCAGGCAAGAAGGCCGAAGCATTGGCCGCTTATAAGACGGTGGCGGAGGACAAGACCACCGAGCCGCGCTTCAAGAAGACTGCGGAGGAGAAGATAGCGGGATTGAAGTGA
- a CDS encoding YrhB domain-containing protein, with protein MLTFQEARILALAHLREMDRSARSTNESVIIDSATASFDFGWVFCYQNREYLETGRVGSAYAGNAPLLVDRHTGQLHETGTHSRLEYFVSNYQLTGDPHREPVWHLSFTLHAPSPDIPAAVRLFRDRMAISLAEAKRTVDALLTGESRSFGIGTREQAEEVRVCFAHVGFPSELVPK; from the coding sequence ATGCTCACCTTTCAAGAAGCACGAATCCTTGCCCTTGCTCATCTGCGGGAGATGGACCGTAGTGCGCGCAGCACGAATGAGAGTGTCATCATCGACTCAGCGACTGCATCCTTCGACTTCGGTTGGGTATTCTGTTATCAGAACCGTGAATATCTGGAAACCGGCAGGGTCGGCTCAGCCTATGCTGGCAATGCTCCACTTCTTGTGGACCGGCACACTGGACAGCTGCATGAGACCGGCACACACAGCCGCCTTGAGTACTTCGTGTCGAACTACCAGCTTACTGGTGATCCCCATCGCGAGCCCGTATGGCACCTTTCCTTTACGTTGCACGCTCCTTCGCCCGACATTCCTGCCGCAGTTCGGCTGTTTCGTGATCGCATGGCCATTTCGTTGGCTGAAGCGAAGCGGACCGTAGATGCACTGCTGACGGGTGAGAGTCGCTCCTTCGGAATAGGCACACGAGAGCAAGCCGAGGAAGTACGAGTTTGCTTTGCACATGTCGGCTTCCCCTCCGAACTGGTTCCGAAATAA
- a CDS encoding Fic family protein, with the protein MPELTAAERETLTSAQANLMTVATQGVHRLPPDFTRGTPEGFALNFDRTLGEVQVLQHYRAGVAALPMDGTQAAELQATLRNFDREIDRGLSLLRAYSAYSGATNDQQIAQLQRVQALADRQASTVGVQPESRQAALTLQSDLQSEITTRRGRDFGTEIVKLPGSPEYQSSLTDVDVAVRARQNMGRFIRDDATTVLAREPDPKTVSEVRQLTEELQAKNLELHIYMDEASLQRSQDEINHIRMGSSDTIQGKSGGGEKAGGADQATRNWLEASDRAREIALSGRPITLAQIQGLNRILNQNMPANDGTPGQFRDKTETAGGGSQYPYPEHVPQMMEEYVRWFEQNQHRDPIELAGLSYQKLVSIHPFDDANGRTCRLVADAILQSRGLPPASYTSAEVNLAVFGQPQGGTQNITPDQAIQTVGTAVRRSVGIMQRHQLAIEQGQEGPSTSSSSTSHSHSGPSSSSSSSTSQSHPGPPQQTVRDALKWTRGNVHPPGQQHSHGTGAHPPGHLG; encoded by the coding sequence ATGCCCGAACTCACCGCTGCAGAAAGGGAGACTCTCACCTCCGCACAAGCAAACCTGATGACGGTGGCGACTCAGGGAGTCCACCGCCTCCCTCCCGATTTCACCAGGGGCACGCCCGAGGGGTTCGCACTGAACTTCGACAGGACGTTGGGCGAAGTGCAGGTGCTGCAGCATTACCGGGCCGGAGTAGCAGCCCTGCCGATGGATGGCACACAGGCTGCGGAACTGCAGGCCACGCTGAGGAATTTTGACCGTGAAATCGACCGCGGCCTCAGCTTGTTGCGGGCATATTCGGCCTATTCAGGCGCCACGAACGATCAACAGATTGCGCAGTTGCAAAGAGTGCAGGCTCTGGCCGACCGGCAGGCGAGCACCGTGGGAGTGCAGCCAGAATCGCGGCAGGCGGCGCTAACCCTCCAGAGTGACCTGCAATCCGAGATAACCACCAGGCGAGGTCGCGATTTTGGGACCGAAATCGTAAAACTGCCCGGGAGTCCGGAATACCAATCCAGCCTTACGGATGTGGATGTGGCTGTCAGGGCGCGCCAGAACATGGGTCGATTCATCCGGGATGATGCGACCACTGTCCTCGCTCGTGAGCCCGACCCCAAGACCGTCAGCGAGGTGAGGCAGTTGACTGAGGAACTCCAGGCCAAAAACTTGGAGCTTCACATTTACATGGATGAGGCATCCCTCCAGCGGTCGCAGGATGAGATTAACCACATTCGCATGGGCAGCTCCGACACCATCCAGGGAAAGAGCGGCGGCGGAGAAAAGGCAGGTGGCGCGGATCAGGCCACACGAAACTGGCTTGAGGCGTCGGACCGTGCCAGGGAAATTGCCCTCTCAGGGAGGCCCATCACACTCGCTCAGATCCAGGGGCTCAATCGGATCCTGAATCAGAACATGCCCGCGAATGACGGCACCCCCGGTCAGTTCCGGGACAAGACTGAGACTGCCGGCGGCGGCTCGCAGTATCCCTATCCCGAGCATGTGCCGCAGATGATGGAAGAGTACGTCCGCTGGTTTGAGCAGAACCAGCACCGCGACCCCATTGAGCTCGCGGGACTCTCCTATCAGAAGCTGGTGAGCATCCATCCATTCGACGATGCGAATGGCCGTACCTGTCGCCTCGTGGCGGACGCCATCCTACAGAGCAGAGGACTGCCACCTGCGTCCTATACGAGCGCCGAGGTCAATCTAGCCGTCTTTGGCCAGCCCCAGGGGGGCACGCAAAACATCACGCCGGATCAGGCCATCCAAACCGTGGGCACCGCCGTGCGGCGCAGCGTGGGAATCATGCAGCGGCACCAGCTTGCCATCGAGCAGGGACAGGAGGGCCCCTCCACTTCGTCCTCCAGCACGTCACACTCGCATTCCGGTCCGTCTTCCTCCTCATCCTCGAGTACTTCACAGTCTCATCCAGGCCCCCCTCAGCAAACTGTGCGTGATGCCCTCAAGTGGACTCGTGGGAATGTTCATCCCCCCGGGCAACAGCACTCCCATGGGACGGGGGCGCATCCTCCAGGCCATCTGGGATGA
- a CDS encoding FAD-binding oxidoreductase, protein MTLLAFAGAGSPLHSQQLTADPATPLLLNDVHSRLNATTVAEVLKPVTVDEVITAVKRAKEEKRSISISGARHSMGGQQWAKDSLHLDMRGLNKFIALDAERGLARAEAGITWPALVDALEKAQAGKEPILSITQKQTGADELTLGGAVSTNIHGRGLLWRPFIQDIESITLVDADAKVRKISRTQEPELFSLVVGGYGLFGVITEVEIRLRPRLKLERVVEVMPITGVTQRIEERIRDGFVLGDFQFCPDEKSDNFLKEGVFSCYKPAAPGTAMPVSQLSLNPERWRNLIVKAHTNKAEAWNDYTTYYKKTSGQYYGLDRAQFNHYDVDYEERMQAATKEVPAGSLMILEVYVQRPLLEDFMAASAEDFRKHNTNVIYGTVRFIKRDGESFLPWAKDDYACIVFNLRVTHTPEGVEKARGEFRRLIDRAQARGGNFFLTYHRWATKEQMLKGYPQFPQFLKLKKHYDPEERFQSEWYRYWREEFSKQ, encoded by the coding sequence TTGACCCTTCTGGCATTTGCCGGGGCAGGCTCCCCGCTCCATTCCCAGCAGCTCACCGCCGACCCCGCCACCCCGCTCCTGCTCAATGACGTCCACTCGCGGCTCAATGCCACCACGGTGGCAGAGGTGCTGAAGCCCGTGACCGTGGATGAGGTCATCACTGCCGTGAAACGGGCGAAGGAAGAGAAGCGCTCGATCAGCATCTCCGGCGCACGTCACTCCATGGGCGGCCAGCAGTGGGCGAAGGACTCGCTGCATCTGGACATGCGTGGGCTGAACAAATTCATCGCACTGGACGCAGAGCGAGGACTCGCCCGTGCGGAGGCCGGCATCACCTGGCCAGCTCTGGTGGACGCCCTGGAAAAGGCGCAGGCAGGAAAGGAACCCATCCTCAGCATCACGCAAAAACAAACCGGGGCAGATGAACTCACCCTGGGCGGCGCTGTCTCGACCAACATCCATGGCCGCGGCCTGCTGTGGCGCCCTTTCATCCAGGACATCGAATCCATCACCCTTGTCGATGCCGACGCGAAGGTGCGAAAAATCAGTCGCACGCAGGAGCCGGAACTCTTCAGCCTGGTAGTGGGTGGCTATGGTCTCTTCGGCGTGATCACCGAGGTGGAGATTCGCCTGCGTCCACGACTCAAGCTGGAGCGCGTGGTGGAGGTCATGCCCATCACGGGCGTCACGCAACGCATCGAAGAACGCATTCGCGATGGCTTCGTGCTCGGCGATTTCCAATTTTGTCCCGATGAGAAGTCCGACAACTTCCTGAAGGAGGGCGTCTTCTCCTGCTACAAGCCCGCCGCGCCAGGCACCGCCATGCCAGTCTCACAGCTCTCTCTGAATCCGGAGCGCTGGCGCAATCTCATCGTGAAGGCACACACGAACAAGGCAGAAGCCTGGAACGACTACACCACCTACTACAAGAAGACTTCCGGCCAGTACTACGGGCTGGATCGCGCGCAGTTTAATCACTACGACGTGGACTATGAGGAGCGCATGCAAGCCGCGACGAAAGAGGTACCCGCAGGCTCGCTCATGATTCTGGAAGTCTATGTGCAGCGTCCCCTGCTGGAGGACTTCATGGCCGCCAGTGCCGAGGACTTCCGCAAGCACAACACCAACGTGATCTACGGTACCGTGCGCTTCATCAAGCGCGATGGCGAAAGCTTCCTCCCCTGGGCCAAAGATGACTACGCGTGCATCGTTTTCAATCTGCGTGTCACGCACACCCCCGAAGGCGTGGAGAAGGCCAGAGGCGAATTCCGCCGGCTCATCGACCGAGCCCAGGCCCGCGGCGGCAACTTCTTCCTCACCTACCATCGCTGGGCCACGAAGGAACAAATGCTCAAAGGCTATCCCCAGTTCCCACAGTTCCTGAAGCTGAAGAAACACTACGATCCGGAGGAGCGGTTCCAGAGTGAGTGGTATCGATATTGGAGGGAAGAATTCAGTAAGCAGTAG